In Nostoc edaphicum CCNP1411, the sequence CAGCAGTTAACCAAACAACATTCTGGATATTTTTGTTTTTGATAAATCGTAATAAATCGGCAAGTTCTAATTCTCTTCCTAAAGCCGGGCCGTCTCCATTTGCCCAAGCTTCAAAATCAGTGCTACCGTCTCGAATTATCAAACCCAAAGGCATATCACTAGCAATCACTTTCCATGTTGCTTTTGATGACAGCAATTGCCTTTTCAACCATTGCAATTGTTTTCTGCTCAAAAACTCTGTTTCTTTACTTGGTACTGGCTGACGATTGGGAGTATTTGGCCCCCGATAGGTGCGCTCATCCAGCATGAAAATGTCTAATAATGGGCCATAGTTGAAAGAGCGATAAATTCTTGCTTGCTCTGGATTATTGGTTGGATACCCAATAGGTAAATATTCCAAAAATGCTTGTCTTGCTCTTTGGGCTAGCAAGTTAACATCCTTAACTGTGTAGCGATTATCGTTTAAAAGAAATTCACCAGGATACCAGTTATTTGTGGTTTCGTGGTCGTCCCACTGTGCCAATATGGGAACTTCAGCGTTGAAACGCTTGATGTTTTCATCCAGCAAATTGTAAATATAGTTTCCACGAAATTCGGTGAGAGTTTCTGCTACTTTTGATTTTTCTGGTGTAGTGATATTTCTCCAAATAGTGCCGTCGTCTAGGATAACTTCTGATTGAATGGGGCCATCAGCATAAATATTATCGCCAGAATGGATAAAAAAGTCGGGATTAAGTTGACGCATAGTTTCATAAATTTTCATGCCACCAAAATCAGGATTAATCCCCCATCCTTGACCGGCTGTGTCGCCACCCCAAACAAAGAATATATCTCGTCCATATTTAGGGGGAGTTCGGAAAGTGCCATAAAAGGGAGCGCTGTAAGTACCTTGATAATCTAAATCTTGGAAAATCACCCGATAAAATAATTTTTGGTCTGGGGGTAGATTCTTCAGATAAAGTCGTGCTGTAAAGTCGCTATTTTTTAAAGCATTGGGCCCCACAACTCGCTGCACATTGCGAAAAGACTCGCTGGTAGAATATTCTACGATCATTTTTGCGGGGCGATCGCTCCTACTCCAAATGACGATGCTATCGTTAGATATATCTCCGCTAGCTACGCCATAAGGTATGGCAGGACGCATTTTATCAGAGGTAATAATTGCAGGTGCTTGAGCAAAAACTGGTGATTTTGATACAAGATTTGTGGAAATAATTCCACCGGCTGTGATAGCCGAACGTAGCAAAAACTGGCGACGGTTTAGCTTTAATGGGTGATGAGATTCCATACTAAATAATAGCAAGCTTAAACTAAAGTATTACAGGATAAGTGTTTACCATATTCTGCTATGGTAATAAGTAAAGATTGAGTTATCTAAGGGTTAATAAAACAATTTAACCTTAGAAAATTTTTATCAAACTTTGCTTAGTCTGGGTTATTCTCAACTGCGTACTTTATAAGCTTTGCCAATAAGACAAACACATCTAACTCTAGATGTGTTTGTCTTGCATAATTGATGTAAATCCACCTACCATCTCAATTGAATTGATAGGTACTGTAATGCGTCGTCAAGTTAGGGATAGAATTGCATAGAAACATTCAAAGTCCCCAACTTCACATTTACTGCTGAGATAAACGCTGCACTTCTTCACCCACTAACATCTGATGGGCTTGTGCCAAAACTTTTGGTATTTTATCAGCGTGGGGATTACGGGCGAGAGATTGCCGCAAGTCTAATTCCTCTAGGCGTTCAGCTTTGTTGCCAGGAAACCAGTGATTGCCGTTGCCAAGCAGGTTGTAGCGCATTTTAGCATAATCTACCAGGTCATAAGCGATCGCTAGATTCCGTAGCCACAAAATCACCCGAATATTTATCTCACCAGGGGTTTCCTTAAAGGTTGGTAGATTTGTCTCCCAGGATTTTACCCAATTTTCTCCCAAAGTAGCGATCGCTTCTGACTCCAACCTTGCTAAAATTGGTGGCAAAATTGACGATGCCTGATCTATTAATTCTAAAGTCTTCAGATGTTCATCAAAATCTTGTGGTTTGGCTGCTCCCAAACTTAGAGTATGCACCTCTTGATGACTCAAACAAAACAAATCATTAAACACCATTGGACTCAAAGGCGCACAAAGATTTACTAATTTTTGTGGAGGTTCATACAACAAACCTCCTTTATTAGATGGGCTAATGATAAACACCCCCATATCGTGGCTTTTGGCTGCTTCAATTGCCGCCCAATTCCATTGATTAATGTAGTACCAGTGCAGGTTCACGTAATCAAATAGATTGGTATTAATTGTCTCCACAATTAACTCTGTTGAACCATGTGTAGAAAAGCCAATAAATCTGACTTTTCCCTCAGCTTGCAACTGCTGTGCTACTTCTAAACAGCCACCGGGACGAATGCTGTCATCTAACGACTCCGCATGATTGATGCCGTGCAACCCTAAAAGGTCAACATAATCTAGCTGGAGATTTTTCAATGATTGTTCAAATGTCTTGCGGAATTCTTTCGCATCTGCCGTTGGACTGATTTTAGTCTGAACAATCAACTTTTCACGGGGAAATTGAGGTAGAATCCTTCCCAATTGCATTTCGGAAGTGCCATAACCACGAGCAGTTTCAATATGATTAATCCCAACCTCGATAGCCCTTCTAATAGTCGCTTCGAGATTTGCCTGGTTATCAGCAGGAATTTCATCATTGGGAACATCCTGCCATTTAAACTGATATCTCATGCCACCGCAGGAAAACACTGGCATCTGTAATTCTGTACGTCCAAATCGTCTATATAACATCAGTGGATTGTGGATTGCTTATCAACTTCAAATCTAAAAACGACAGTCATTCGAGCTTTTTGTGGCACAATAATTACCTCTGTTCAATCTGTGACACAAGCAAGATTTATCGCATCATCAAATCGGTCAAGTCTTTTGTTTATTGGACTGTGACCAGTATTCCAGTTCCACAGAGTCATTATCTCATCCTATAACAATTCCTGAATTTACTTGCGTGGGCAGTGAACAAGGAATGCGTCAACCTCCTCTGTTCAACAATCACAACCAAGTTCTTAGCTAGAATTTACACAATTGACATTCCTACGACTGCCCAAATATAGCGCAAGCCTCATTTAGAAAGAAAGCCGTAGGATTCTTGAATCAAAGGGATTCTAGTAAACTTACCTTCCTCACCCATCGTAAAGTTTAGTTGCAAAAAGAATCCCTCCCATCCATAAGTGATAAATTAATAATTGAAGCTACTAAATAAGCTTCCCTGGCAGATATAACAGCTGCGTATGGAATGTAATAAGAGGTAAAAGACGCTGTTTAACTTACATCTGTCTCGTCAAAAAACAGCAACACCCAACGCGAAAACTGCTATTTCCTCAAATATGGAAGATTAGGGGGCGCTGTAACTAGTTTTCATAACTTGTTTACGACAAGCGGTGAAAGTTAGTACATCCCTGGCTATGATAAACAACGAGAGGAGATGGTTCAGCGAGTAGAGGTTTGGGTGTTGTTGTGTTTAAAGAGAAGTCTGAAATAGTGACTACTCTTGGTGTAAGATTATACTAAGTTTAATAACGAGAAACAGTTTAAATAGCGCCTTATGTCAATTATTGCGCTCAGAGCGTGGTATCTACAGGATTATGAGCCGATTCCAGAACTGGAAAAACGTCCGCCAGACATTCGCTTAAGCAAAAAAAGCCTGCTGAAATCAGCATTGCGAGCAGACTTTTTGGAAGAAAGTGACGAAGTTAAAAAATCAACTTGGTTTGGGCGCTATCTGGAAGGGGAAAATATTGAATTTTATGTAGAAGGTAGTGGTGGCTATTGCGTCTCTAATATTGACTTAATTAGTCATGAAATTTATTTTACCAAGCAGGCGGTGTTGGCTCAGTTAGAACCAACGATTTTTTTATCCTGTCAAACTGAGTATGCCGCAGCGACAAATATTCTTAGAGAAGAACTGCGAGAAAGTTTGGAAAGTTTAAACTTGCGATCGCGCCTTCCCTTAACATTAATAGAATCATCTCGTCCCAGCGGTGCTACTTTCCGAATTAACCGCACGATCATGCGAAAAATCCGTAAGAGTTTATTATTTATCGCTGACACCACGCCCATTGCTAGTATTGATGGCAAAGAAACCCCTCAATTAATTCCCAGTCCGAATGTCTGTATTGAAATTGGCTATGCCATCCAAAGTAAGCGTTCTGAACAGATTCTACTAGCACAAATGCAACGTCCAGACTTTGAAGGACAATTTCCCTTCGACTTACCCACACAGCAGATTTTGCAATTCCAAGACACCACAGAACTGAATAAAATCCTGACAGGGACAATTGAAAGCCAGCTAGCACGATTTAAATTGTTTTTTTGAGCAAGGTGATAGGCATTGGGCATTGGGCATTGGGCATGGGGCATTGGGCATGGGGCATGGGGCAAATGACGAATGACGAATGACGAATGACGAATGACGAATGACAAATGACAAATCTTAAAATAAACGCACAGGTTTTTTTTCTAGCTGAGAAGTAATCGAACTTACTCGATCAACCACAGAAATCATGTATCTGTAATCTGGTACTTGTCCATTGGGTACATACCCCACTTCTTGAGCTAAATCTGAAGGCGCATCACTCAGCACTTTGCGAATAAACTCTTGACGGTTTCGCTCTACATTTGGCCCAATCAAGACTACACCTAATGGTACATAGTGAGGGTCTTTAAATAGTATGCGGAATTCGGTTGGGGCCAACTGCGAAGCATGGAGACTCAATTCCGCCTCCGAGACAGCGCAGGCGATCGCTTTTCCTTCAGCAACCAATTCCAGCGCAGCTTTGGGTGTGGGTGCAAATAGTATGTCAGCTAGTGTTGTACCATAAAGATTGTAAAGTGGAAAATAGTATCCTGTTGCTGAACCTAACTGCCCTAAAGCTACTATTTGACCTTGTAACTGTTTCAACTCGGTGATCGGACTCTCTTTGCGAACAACGAAAATTGAGCGCAAATTATTAATACCTATTAAAGGAAATAGAGGAAGATATTGATACCGTGCGATCGCAACAGCCGCTAAACCCGGTGGCGCAAATACCAATGACCAAGCACGAGCTTCAAGGCGCTCAACCGCTTTATTTTCATTAAAAACAGGCTCTAGCTGAATATATGACTTTGTGTTTTCACCTAAGTAACTATTAAATCTAGCATATTGGTTAATTATCTGTTCGCCACCACCATAATTGATAACACCAACAGTTAAAGCACCCTCAAACTTCTTTGGTGATTGGCAGGCAGTAAATGTTAAGCCTAGCAGATTAAACAGAAAGAAACGACGGGGAAATCGCAAAAACATCACTAATTATGGTAAGAAGGTAAATTGGCTTTCAGGACTAATTTAGATAAGTTTGAATACTGCCT encodes:
- a CDS encoding aldo/keto reductase, giving the protein MLYRRFGRTELQMPVFSCGGMRYQFKWQDVPNDEIPADNQANLEATIRRAIEVGINHIETARGYGTSEMQLGRILPQFPREKLIVQTKISPTADAKEFRKTFEQSLKNLQLDYVDLLGLHGINHAESLDDSIRPGGCLEVAQQLQAEGKVRFIGFSTHGSTELIVETINTNLFDYVNLHWYYINQWNWAAIEAAKSHDMGVFIISPSNKGGLLYEPPQKLVNLCAPLSPMVFNDLFCLSHQEVHTLSLGAAKPQDFDEHLKTLELIDQASSILPPILARLESEAIATLGENWVKSWETNLPTFKETPGEINIRVILWLRNLAIAYDLVDYAKMRYNLLGNGNHWFPGNKAERLEELDLRQSLARNPHADKIPKVLAQAHQMLVGEEVQRLSQQ
- a CDS encoding phosphate/phosphite/phosphonate ABC transporter substrate-binding protein, which codes for MFLRFPRRFFLFNLLGLTFTACQSPKKFEGALTVGVINYGGGEQIINQYARFNSYLGENTKSYIQLEPVFNENKAVERLEARAWSLVFAPPGLAAVAIARYQYLPLFPLIGINNLRSIFVVRKESPITELKQLQGQIVALGQLGSATGYYFPLYNLYGTTLADILFAPTPKAALELVAEGKAIACAVSEAELSLHASQLAPTEFRILFKDPHYVPLGVVLIGPNVERNRQEFIRKVLSDAPSDLAQEVGYVPNGQVPDYRYMISVVDRVSSITSQLEKKPVRLF
- a CDS encoding alkaline phosphatase D family protein, encoding MESHHPLKLNRRQFLLRSAITAGGIISTNLVSKSPVFAQAPAIITSDKMRPAIPYGVASGDISNDSIVIWSRSDRPAKMIVEYSTSESFRNVQRVVGPNALKNSDFTARLYLKNLPPDQKLFYRVIFQDLDYQGTYSAPFYGTFRTPPKYGRDIFFVWGGDTAGQGWGINPDFGGMKIYETMRQLNPDFFIHSGDNIYADGPIQSEVILDDGTIWRNITTPEKSKVAETLTEFRGNYIYNLLDENIKRFNAEVPILAQWDDHETTNNWYPGEFLLNDNRYTVKDVNLLAQRARQAFLEYLPIGYPTNNPEQARIYRSFNYGPLLDIFMLDERTYRGPNTPNRQPVPSKETEFLSRKQLQWLKRQLLSSKATWKVIASDMPLGLIIRDGSTDFEAWANGDGPALGRELELADLLRFIKNKNIQNVVWLTADVHYAAAHYYNPAKAQFTDFKPFWEFVAGPLNSGTFGPNQLENTFGPQLVFQSLPPGTKANRPPSEGLQFFGGVKIDGNTKVMTVTLRNLAGEIVYSLDLPPEK